Proteins encoded within one genomic window of Leptidea sinapis chromosome 7, ilLepSina1.1, whole genome shotgun sequence:
- the LOC126965396 gene encoding protein decapentaplegic, translating into MRGACACAVVCALVALCAGTGLEEATRAAAEKQLLALLGLPRRPAPREPRAPAPRLPRAMRLLYDTRAPLPAAANTARSFYHTPTVLDQRFPHQHRFRLFFNITVPEDEVARSADIIFQRTVGATGGQRLLLYDVVRPGRKGKSEPILRLLDSVPLRPGEGTVTADALSAARRWLKEPQHNHGLLVKLVEEDNLSSKVQFPHIRVRRRATDEEDEWSAVQPLLMLYTEDSRARVARESGESRLTRNKRGAQRRGHRPHHRRKEAREICQRRPLFVDFADVGWSDWIVAPHGYDAYYCQGDCPFPLSDHLNGTNHAIVQTLVNSVNPAAVPKACCVPTQLSSISMLYMDEVNNVVLKNYQDMMVVGCGCR; encoded by the coding sequence ATGCGTGGGGCGTGCGCATGCGCGGTGGTGTGCGCGTTGGTGGCGTTGTGCGCGGGCACCGGGCTGGAGGAGGCGACCCGCGCCGCCGCCGAGAAGCAGCTGCTGGCGCTGCTGGGGCTGCCGCGCCGGCCCGCGCCCCGCGAGCCCCGCGCGCCCGCGCCCCGCCTGCCGCGCGCCATGCGCCTGCTGTACGACACGCGCGCGCCGCTACCCGCCGCCGCCAACACCGCGCGCTCCTTCTACCACACGCCCACCGTGCTCGACCAGCGCTTCCCGCACCAGCACCGCTTCCGGCTGTTCTTCAACATAACCGTCCCCGAAGACGAGGTCGCCCGCAGCGCCGACATCATCTTCCAGCGAACCGTCGGCGCCACGGGCGGCCAACGCCTCCTGTTGTACGATGTCGTCCGACCCGGACGGAAAGGGAAGAGTGAACCCATTCTAAGACTGCTCGACTCGGTGCCTCTGAGGCCCGGTGAGGGGACGGTGACGGCGGACGCCCTGAGTGCGGCGCGGCGGTGGCTCAAGGAGCCGCAACATAACCATGGACTATTAGTGAAGTTAGTTGAAGAAGACAATTTGAGTAGTAAAGTGCAATTTCCTCATATAAGAGTGCGTCGACGAGCGACGGACGAGGAGGACGAGTGGAGTGCGGTGCAGCCTCTTCTGATGCTGTACACTGAGGACTCCCGGGCGAGGGTGGCCCGAGAGAGCGGCGAGTCGCGGCTCACGAGGAACAAGCGAGGGGCGCAGCGCCGCGGGCACAGGCCCCACCACAGACGCAAGGAGGCCAGAGAGATTTGCCAGCGCAGACCGCTGTTCGTCGACTTCGCCGACGTGGGCTGGAGTGACTGGATCGTGGCCCCGCACGGCTACGACGCCTACTACTGCCAAGGGGACTGCCCTTTCCCCCTCTCGGACCACCTGAACGGCACCAATCACGCCATTGTACAGACTCTAGTGAACTCAGTGAACCCGGCAGCGGTGCCCAAAGCGTGTTGCGTCCCAACACAGTTGTCTTCCATTTCCATGTTGTACATGGATGAAGTGAACAATGTGGTGCTTAAAAACTATCAGGACATGATGGTGGTAGGGTGTGGCTGCCGATGA